The DNA region TGCATTACCTGTGCGAGTTGAAGATCGACGGGCTCGCCCTCTCGCTCCGGTACGAGCGCGGACGCCTGGTGTCGGCGGCGACCCGCGGTGACGGCCGGGTGGGCGAGGATGTCACCGAGAACGTGCGCCGGGTGCGCGGCATCCCGCAGCGGCTCGCCGGGACCGGGCATCCGCCGCTGGTGGAGGTGCGCGGGGAGGTGTTCTTCAACGTCGCCGACTTCGAGTCCCTGAACGCATACCAGGAGCGGATGGGCGACCGTCTGTTCGCCAACCCCCGCAACGCCGCCAGCGGCTCGCTGCGGCAGAAGACCGAGGGCAAGAACGACCGGCAGCTGGAGGCGATGCACCAGCGGCTGTCGCGGCTGCGCATGACCGTGCACGGCATCGGCGCGTGGCCGGACCCCCCGGTGTCGACGCAGAGCGAGATCTATGCGCTCCTGGCCACCTGGGGGCTGCCGACCAGCGCGTACTTCTCCGTCGCCGACTCCGCCGCCGCGGCGGACGAGTTCATCCGCCACTACGGTGCGCACCGGCACGACGTCGAGCATGAGATCGACGGAATCGTGGTGAAAGTCGACGAGCTGGCGCTGCACGACGAGCTGGGCGCGACCAGCCGCGCTCCGCGCTGGGCGATCGCCTACAAATACCCTCCCGAGCAGGTCAACACCAAGCTGCTGGACATCGTCGTCTCGGTCGGCCGCACCGGACGCGCCACCCCGTTCGCGGTGATGGAGCCGGCGCGGGTCGCCGGGAGCGTGGTGCGTCAGGCGACGCTGCACAACCAGGACGTGGTCAAGGCCAAGGGTGTGCTGATCGGCGACACCGTCGTGCTGCGCAAGGCCGGCGATGTGATCCCGGAGGTGCTCGGCCCCGTCGTCGAGCTGCGCGACGGGACCGAGCGGGCCTTCGTGATGCCCACCGTCTGCCCGGAGTGCGGACACCCGCTCGCTCCGGCGAAAGAGGGCGACATCGACCTGCGTTGCCCGAACGCGAGGTCGTGCCCCGCCCAGGTGCGCGGGCGGGTGGAGCACATCGGGTCGCGTGGTGCGCTGGACATCGAGGGGCTCGGCGAGGTGTCCGCGGCGGCGCTCACCCAGCCGGTCCGGCCGGAGATCCCCCCGCTGGTGACCGAGGCGGGGCTGTTCGACCTGCGCCCTGAGGACCTGTTCGGCATCGACGTCGTGGTCCGCGACGCCGAGACGGGCCTGCCCAGGCTGCTCGAGGACGGCAGCCCGGACACCCGATCGCCGTTCCGCCGCCAGCGCAAGAAGACCGACCCGCCCCTCGACACCGACGGACCGTTCGACGGAGACGCCGCACACATCCTGTCCTCCTCCGCGACCCAGCTGCTGGCCAACATCGAGCTGGCCAAGACGAAGGATCTGTGGCGCTTCCTCGTCGCGCTCAACATCCGTCACGTCGGGCCGGTCGCCGCGCGGGCGCTCGCGCAATGGTTCGGCTCGCTCGACGCGATCCGTGCGGCGTCCCGTGACGAGCTGGCCGCGGTGGAAGGGGTCGGCGGGATCATCGCGGACTCGTTGATCGACTGGTTCGAGGTGGACTGGCACCGTGACATCGTCCAGCGCTGGACGGCGGCCGGGGCGCAGCTGCACACCCCCGGCCACCCCGGACCCGGTGCCGCCGCCGAGGCGGGCGGGGTCCTGGAGGGTGTGACCGTGGTGGCCACCGGCTCGCTGGAGGGATACAGCCGCGAAGGGGCGCAGGAGGCGATCATCAACGCGGGCGGGAAGGCCGCCTCCAGCGTGTCGAAGAAGACCGATTTCGTGGCGGCCGGACCGGGCGCGGGCTCGAAACTGGCCAAGGCCGAAGAGCTCGGGGTACGGATCATCGACGCCGCGCAGTTCCACGTGCTGGTCACCCAGGGGCCGGCCGCCCTGGGCGACGGTGCCGGCGCGGACGGCGCCGATGCCGCGTCCGCGAGTGGGGAGTGAGCGGTCATGGCGCAATGGCTCTATCGCATCGTCCCGGCCCGTCCGGGTTTGCCCGACGCAGCCGATGAGCACGAAGAGGCCGTCGCCGACCACCTCGATTACGTCCAGGCCCTGAAAAGCGCCGGCATCCTGATCCTCGCCGGCCGGATGCCGGAGGATCCCACCACCCCGGCCATCACGATCATCGAGGCGCCCGACGAGGAGACGGCGCGTGCCGTCATGCAGACCGATCCGGCGGTCGCCGCCGGTGTGATGACCGCGACGCTGTACCCGTACGCCCTCGCGGCCGGCGCGGAGCAGTAGCGTGCCGGTCTTCGACCATCTCGGCATCACCGTCGCGGACCTGGACCGCGCGACCGAGCAGTTCGACCCGCTGCTGCAGGCGCTCGAATTCACGCGATACGACGCGGACGGCTCGGTCTCCTGGTATCGAGAGGGCGACGTGGAGCTGATCCTGTTCCCGGCGCGCGAGCCGGATTCGCAGCCGCACCGGCACGGCGAGGTGGGATGGCAGCACCTGGCCTTCGCGGTGGAGTCCCGGGCGGAGGTGGACCGCCTGCACTCGGTCGCCCTCGCTGCGGGGTGGTCCGCCGTGCGCGAGCCGAAGCTGTATCCGCGGTTCAACGACCGCTACTACGCGTCCTTCGTCGAGGATGACAGCGGCATCCGCCTCGAGTTCATGCACAACCCGCCTCGGTCGCCGCCCCTATCGGATCCGCGCGACTTGCGGATAGGTTGAGGGGCCGATCCTCTCGGCGGAACCGACAGGATGGGGCCGACATGCGAGTGCCGCGCACGGGCAGGGCAGAGCACATCGGCCGGCGCGGGATGAGTGGGCTGCTCGCCGCGGTCTTGGCCCTGGGGCTGGCCGCCTGCGGGGCAGGGCCGGTGTCCCAGGAGGCCTCGCCCGCGCCGACGGGTCAGACGCCGACTCCGGGGCTGGATCGGCAGCTGGTGGCCGCTCTGGAGGCGGCGCTGGACGAATCGTTCGCCGCCACACAGCTGCCCGGCGTCCTGGTGGGCCTCTGGATCCCAGGCCAGGGTGAGTGGGTGGCCTCGCGCGGGACCGCGAACCTGGAGACGGGGGAGCCGATGAAGGCAGGCAACCAGCAGAAGATCGGCAGCATCACCAAGAGCATCGTCACCAGCGTTGCCCTGCAGCTCATCGGGGAGGGCACCTCCGGCCTCACGCTGGAGGACACGATCGACCGCTGGTACCCGGACTTCCCCGAAGCGTCCCACATCACCGTGCGGATGCTGATGAACATGTCCAGCGGCATCGGCCCTCCCGGTATGGAACAGATCGAGCGCATCTGCGCGGCCCCGTACGCGGTCGCCGACCCGGAGCGTGTCATCGCCATCGGTGCGACGACGCCGAGGTCGGGCTTCGCGCCCGGTGAGGGATTCACGTACTCCGGTTTCAACACCTTCCTCCTCGGCCGCATCCTCGAGGAGACGACCGGCGAAGACCTGGCCGGTCTGATCCAGGCCAGGATCACCGAACCGTTCGGACTGAGCCGCAGCCGGTTCGCGCCGGACGGGCAGGTGGAGGCACCGTCGACGCACGGATATTCGCTGTTCTGCCCGGAGCTGCCCCGTCCCACCGACACCATCGATTGGTCCAACGCGGAGAGCTGGGCTGCGGGCGCCATGGTCTCCACGCTCGACGACATGCACGCGTGGGGCCGGGCCTTGGGGGCAGGAGCCGGCATCTCGCCCGAGCTGCTGATCGCCCGGTACGGCGACACCGCTCCGGATTCCGGCGCGGACGGTCTGGCATACGGACTCGGCGTGCAGGTGCACCGCGACCTCGCCACGGGATGCATCCTCGATCTCGGTCACTCCGGGGCGGAGCCCGGGTACGGCACCAACGTCACCTACTTCGCGACGACCGATGCCGTGTTCGTCGCGTTCGCCAATGGCGACGGCGGGACCGGTGAGGAGGTCTTCCGGGTGGTCCAGGCGCTGCACCCCGTCTTCGCGTCGGCCGTCACGGAGATGCCCACGCAGCCCTGCAGCCGATGAAGGCCGGCGCGTCGCACTCCGCGTGCGCCGCCGCAGGAGCCGTCGCGGGGTTCCGCTAGCCTGAGCGTCGTGATTCTCGACACCTCCCAGGCTGTCGTGACCAGGCATCCGCTGGCCATCGGGCATGCCGTCGGGGCGATGACCGCCCTCGCGCTGGTGCTCGCCGCCACTTCCTCGGCGTACGGCTATCACCGCGACGAGCTGTACTTCCGCATGCTTCCGCCCGCGTGGGGCTACACCGACCAGCCGCCGCTCACTCCGCTGCTGGCCAAGGCCGCCGTCGGGCTGTTCGGCGACAGCGTCGTGGGGCTGCGGATCCTCGCGCTGGTGTGCGCAGCGGCATCCGTGCTCATCCTGACCCTGGTCACCAGGGAGGTCGGCGGCACGCGCGTGGCGCAGGCCCTCACCGCGTGGGGCATGGCCGGGGCCAGCCTCACCCTCCTCTTCGGGCACGTTCTGCTCACGGCCAGCCTCGACCTCGTGGTGTGGCCCGCCGCACTGCTGTTCACGATCCGCGCGGTGCTGCGTGCGGACGGCCGGTGGTGGCTGGCCGCGGGTGCCGTGATCGGGGCGAGCACGTTCAACAAGCTCCTGGGCGTGATC from Microbacterium sp. zg-B185 includes:
- the ligA gene encoding NAD-dependent DNA ligase LigA is translated as MTLDEARTHASELTDRILGAREAYYGQDAEIVDDATYDAWMHRLEAIERLHPELQGQDSPTLSVGAASGTLFAPVEHAERMLSLDNVFSDEEFLAWATRVERDAGRRVHYLCELKIDGLALSLRYERGRLVSAATRGDGRVGEDVTENVRRVRGIPQRLAGTGHPPLVEVRGEVFFNVADFESLNAYQERMGDRLFANPRNAASGSLRQKTEGKNDRQLEAMHQRLSRLRMTVHGIGAWPDPPVSTQSEIYALLATWGLPTSAYFSVADSAAAADEFIRHYGAHRHDVEHEIDGIVVKVDELALHDELGATSRAPRWAIAYKYPPEQVNTKLLDIVVSVGRTGRATPFAVMEPARVAGSVVRQATLHNQDVVKAKGVLIGDTVVLRKAGDVIPEVLGPVVELRDGTERAFVMPTVCPECGHPLAPAKEGDIDLRCPNARSCPAQVRGRVEHIGSRGALDIEGLGEVSAAALTQPVRPEIPPLVTEAGLFDLRPEDLFGIDVVVRDAETGLPRLLEDGSPDTRSPFRRQRKKTDPPLDTDGPFDGDAAHILSSSATQLLANIELAKTKDLWRFLVALNIRHVGPVAARALAQWFGSLDAIRAASRDELAAVEGVGGIIADSLIDWFEVDWHRDIVQRWTAAGAQLHTPGHPGPGAAAEAGGVLEGVTVVATGSLEGYSREGAQEAIINAGGKAASSVSKKTDFVAAGPGAGSKLAKAEELGVRIIDAAQFHVLVTQGPAALGDGAGADGADAASASGE
- a CDS encoding YciI family protein — encoded protein: MAQWLYRIVPARPGLPDAADEHEEAVADHLDYVQALKSAGILILAGRMPEDPTTPAITIIEAPDEETARAVMQTDPAVAAGVMTATLYPYALAAGAEQ
- a CDS encoding VOC family protein, with protein sequence MPVFDHLGITVADLDRATEQFDPLLQALEFTRYDADGSVSWYREGDVELILFPAREPDSQPHRHGEVGWQHLAFAVESRAEVDRLHSVALAAGWSAVREPKLYPRFNDRYYASFVEDDSGIRLEFMHNPPRSPPLSDPRDLRIG
- a CDS encoding serine hydrolase domain-containing protein, translated to MRVPRTGRAEHIGRRGMSGLLAAVLALGLAACGAGPVSQEASPAPTGQTPTPGLDRQLVAALEAALDESFAATQLPGVLVGLWIPGQGEWVASRGTANLETGEPMKAGNQQKIGSITKSIVTSVALQLIGEGTSGLTLEDTIDRWYPDFPEASHITVRMLMNMSSGIGPPGMEQIERICAAPYAVADPERVIAIGATTPRSGFAPGEGFTYSGFNTFLLGRILEETTGEDLAGLIQARITEPFGLSRSRFAPDGQVEAPSTHGYSLFCPELPRPTDTIDWSNAESWAAGAMVSTLDDMHAWGRALGAGAGISPELLIARYGDTAPDSGADGLAYGLGVQVHRDLATGCILDLGHSGAEPGYGTNVTYFATTDAVFVAFANGDGGTGEEVFRVVQALHPVFASAVTEMPTQPCSR